Proteins encoded in a region of the Desulfosoma sp. genome:
- a CDS encoding SDR family oxidoreductase: MHGEERFSKPILVTGATGYVGGRLTPRLLAAGYRVRVIARSISKVRCRPWGRHSNLEVFRADVMDRDSLIRAAQGCRAAFYLVHSMAPGKKDFAHADRIAAENMVIAAGKARMERIIYLGGLGREEKDLSKHLRSRMEVAHILQSGPTPTTFLRAAMILGAGSASFEILRYLVDRLPIMITPRWVRTPCQPIAISNVLHYLEGCLESPHVLGQTLDIGGPDVLSYEDLMRIYAEEAGLPRRWIIPVPVLTPRLSSYWLNLVTPVPMALAKPLAEGLRNAVVCEDFRIRQWIPQKLLSCREAIREALQKIQQAQVETCWSDAGWSVPPEWVQCGDAPYAGGTVKECAFRMTLSANPSRIWQEVERIGGEHGWFFGNELWRVRGWLDRLVGGFGHMRGRRDPNRLYVGDTVDYWRVLEILPERRLLLLAEMKMPGEAILDFRLAPLDAQRTEVQVIARFLPRGLTGIAYWTLLAPFHKRIFRGLLIGLAKALETVPLGGPEPFDARLPHVCHLAA; encoded by the coding sequence ATGCACGGAGAGGAGCGATTCAGTAAGCCTATTTTAGTCACAGGAGCGACTGGATACGTAGGTGGGCGACTCACCCCGAGGCTTTTGGCCGCAGGTTACAGGGTTCGTGTCATAGCTCGATCCATTTCGAAGGTGCGATGCCGTCCTTGGGGACGTCATTCGAACCTGGAAGTCTTTCGAGCCGACGTCATGGATCGTGATTCTCTTATACGGGCCGCTCAAGGATGCCGAGCCGCGTTCTATCTGGTGCATTCCATGGCTCCCGGGAAAAAAGATTTTGCCCACGCCGACCGAATAGCGGCGGAAAACATGGTCATTGCGGCGGGCAAGGCCCGTATGGAACGAATCATCTACTTGGGCGGCCTGGGGCGTGAAGAAAAGGATCTCAGCAAGCATTTGCGCTCGAGAATGGAAGTGGCTCATATCCTTCAATCGGGGCCGACCCCCACCACGTTCCTTAGAGCGGCCATGATTCTTGGAGCCGGAAGTGCTTCCTTTGAAATTCTTCGGTATCTTGTGGATCGACTTCCCATCATGATCACACCGCGTTGGGTGCGCACACCATGCCAGCCCATCGCTATCAGCAATGTTCTTCACTACCTTGAAGGCTGTTTGGAATCTCCTCATGTGTTGGGTCAAACCCTGGACATCGGCGGTCCGGACGTCTTGAGCTACGAGGATCTCATGCGTATCTATGCGGAAGAAGCAGGCCTGCCACGCCGATGGATAATCCCTGTACCGGTGCTGACACCTCGGTTGAGTTCCTACTGGTTGAATCTTGTCACTCCCGTTCCTATGGCTTTGGCGAAGCCCCTTGCGGAGGGACTGCGAAACGCCGTGGTGTGCGAAGATTTTCGTATCCGCCAGTGGATACCTCAAAAACTTCTAAGCTGTCGTGAGGCGATTCGCGAAGCGCTTCAAAAGATTCAGCAGGCTCAGGTCGAAACCTGTTGGTCTGATGCGGGCTGGTCCGTACCACCCGAATGGGTCCAGTGCGGAGATGCCCCCTACGCGGGGGGAACCGTGAAGGAATGTGCCTTCCGAATGACGCTTTCCGCAAACCCATCAAGAATTTGGCAGGAGGTGGAACGGATTGGTGGAGAGCATGGCTGGTTTTTTGGGAATGAGCTCTGGCGTGTCCGTGGCTGGTTGGATCGACTTGTGGGCGGTTTCGGCCATATGCGCGGACGACGTGATCCCAATCGATTGTACGTGGGTGATACAGTCGATTATTGGCGCGTCTTGGAAATCCTTCCTGAACGACGTCTCTTGCTCCTGGCTGAAATGAAAATGCCCGGCGAGGCCATACTGGATTTTCGCCTGGCGCCTCTGGACGCCCAACGCACGGAAGTTCAAGTCATCGCTCGCTTTCTTCCTCGAGGTCTCACCGGTATAGCCTATTGGACTCTGTTGGCTCCTTTTCACAAGCGCATCTTTCGAGGTCTGCTGATAGGACTGG
- a CDS encoding DMT family transporter, with protein MHTQTLKADLLLLTTAILWGVAFVAQRKGMEFIGPMAFNSIRFALGSLSLVPLILMMDKGKNDRKILPHSDTRWRAAWRSGLPVGLVLFGGATLQQVGIVFTTAGKAGFITGLYVVMVPLFGLLWKQRPSLGTWVGAVLAAVGLYFLSITQEFTMEFGDFLVLLGAFFWTAHVLLLGWLSPQRDPVKLACCQFAVCSAFSLLSALFFETFSWQAVHNAAIPILYGGFFSVGIAYTLQVVGQKNAPPAHAAILLSMECPIAALAGWILLGETLSFRSLLGCALMLAGMLLSQLATIFRPAPQYLKMRASSASNK; from the coding sequence ATGCACACGCAGACGCTCAAAGCCGATCTACTTCTTCTCACAACGGCCATTCTCTGGGGCGTGGCTTTCGTTGCCCAGCGTAAAGGGATGGAATTCATTGGGCCTATGGCTTTTAACAGCATACGGTTCGCCTTGGGAAGTCTCTCTCTCGTGCCCTTGATTCTCATGATGGACAAGGGAAAAAACGACCGGAAGATTTTGCCTCATTCCGACACGAGGTGGCGGGCGGCATGGCGATCCGGTCTTCCCGTTGGTCTGGTGCTTTTCGGTGGCGCCACGCTGCAACAGGTCGGTATTGTTTTTACCACTGCAGGAAAAGCAGGGTTCATCACGGGGCTTTATGTGGTCATGGTTCCGCTCTTCGGTTTGCTTTGGAAACAAAGACCTTCCTTGGGTACCTGGGTTGGAGCTGTTCTGGCCGCCGTAGGGCTTTATTTTTTGAGTATCACCCAGGAATTTACCATGGAGTTCGGTGATTTCCTTGTCCTTCTCGGAGCTTTTTTTTGGACTGCTCATGTCTTGCTTTTGGGATGGCTATCCCCTCAAAGGGATCCCGTGAAATTGGCATGCTGTCAATTCGCGGTATGTTCGGCCTTTAGTTTGCTTTCGGCCCTTTTCTTTGAAACCTTTTCGTGGCAGGCGGTTCACAATGCCGCCATTCCCATTCTTTATGGGGGATTTTTTTCCGTCGGCATTGCCTACACCTTGCAAGTGGTGGGACAAAAAAACGCCCCACCTGCCCATGCGGCTATTCTTTTGAGTATGGAATGCCCCATCGCCGCTCTCGCCGGATGGATCCTTCTCGGAGAAACGCTCTCTTTCAGAAGTCTTCTGGGTTGCGCTTTGATGCTTGCCGGCATGCTGCTCTCTCAACTTGCCACCATTTTTCGACCCGCTCCTCAGTACCTCAAAATGCGCGCCTCTTCAGCTTCCAACAAGTGA